From one Balaenoptera acutorostrata chromosome 6, mBalAcu1.1, whole genome shotgun sequence genomic stretch:
- the SURF6 gene encoding surfeit locus protein 6: MCLELPVPAWDAAPRLSSPPVGPRSERRPTPEPPAMASLLAKDAYLQNLAKKICSQPSPEPQKRKSAGKTQVSEAAGPPKKKRKRAQKKSREREEKTAEPKAQAPAEKSQARTPVAAKEKKEEASSSTGAPADGLANEPGSLFALDVLRQRLHEKIREVRGQGSAGELSSAASEKRRRRKQERDRKKRKRRELRAKEKAAKAPEGAEAAEPPPEAPREEAQARPGLLFNKVEVSEEEPGSKAQRRKEKRQKLKGNLTPLTGRNYRQLLERLQARQARLEELRDQDAGQARELEAKMQWTNVLYKAEGVKIRDDERLLQEALKRKEKRRAQRQRAWEKRTAHVVGKMQQRQDRRRQNLREKKAARAERRLEKARKKGRILPQDLERAGLA; this comes from the exons ATGTGTCTGGAGCTGCCGGTCCCGGCGTGGGACGCTGCACCCCGGCTCTCCTCCCCACCAGTAGGACCCCGGAGCGAGCGCCGCCCGACCCCCGAACCTCCAGCCATGGCTTCTCTGCTCGCGAAGGACGCCTACCTGCAGAATCTGGCCAAGAAGATctgctcccagcccagccccgagCCACAGAAGCGCAAGTCGG CTGGCAAAACTCAAGTCTCAGAAGCTGCTGGGCCCcccaaaaagaagaggaagagagcacAGAAGAAATCCCGGGAGCGGGAGGAGAAGACTGCAGAACCCAAGGCCCAGGCCCCTGCGGAGAAGTCTCAAGCCAGGACGCCAGTGGCAgccaaggagaagaaggaggaggcctCCAGCTCCACCGGGGCCCCTGCAG ATGGCCTGGCCAACGAGCCTGGCTCTTTATTTGCTTTGGACGTTCTGAGGCAGCGCCTGCACGAGAAGATCCGGGAGGTGCGGGGCCAG GGCAGCGCCGGGGAGTTGTCTTCTGCCGCTTCGGAGAAACGACGCCGGAGGAAGCAGGAGCGCGACCGGAAGAAGAGGAAGCGGAGGGAGCTGAGAGCAAAGGAGAAGGCGGCCAAGGCCCCCGAGGGGGCGGAGGCCGCTGAGCCGCCTCCCGAGGCGCCCCGCGAGGAGGCGCAGGCCCGGCCGGGGCTGCTCTTCAATAAG GTGGAGGTGAGCGAGGAGGAGCCGGGCAGCAAGGCACAGCGCAGGAAGGAGAAGAGGCAGAAGCTGAAGGGGAACCTGACGCCGCTGACGGGCAGGAACTACCGACAGCTGCTGGAGCGCCTGCAGGCGCGGCAGGCCCGGCTGGAGGAGCTGCGGGACCAGGACGCGGGCCAGGCCCGGGAGCTCGAGGCCAAGATGCAGTGGACCAACGTGCTGTACAAGGCTGAGGGCGTGAAGATCCGCGACGACGAGCGCCTGCTGCAGGAGGCCCTGAAGCGCAAGGAGAAGCGGCGGGCGCAGCGGCAGCGCGCGTGGGAGAAGCGCACGGCGCACGTGGTGGGGAAGATGCAGCAGCGGCAGGACAGGCGGCGGCAGAACCTGCGCGAGAAGAAGGCGGCCAGGGCCGAGCGGCGCCTGGAGAAGGCCCGCAAGAAGGGCCGCATCCTGCCCCAGGACCTGGAGCGGGCCGGCCTGGCCTGA